AACTgaaatacaagtcaaagatACACTGTGATACGGACCCAAGTCAGCTGGACGAAACATCATCTCTGGGACAAGGAACCGCTCATTTGTTAAGCCAAATTCCTGTTCATAcaaataaattagaataaatGGAAAGAGGATGACGAGCTATTTATAAGGGCTTGGAAAAAGTACATTTTTtgtcaaatcaatttttgatcCATTGTTTCTGTTCCTGTCTTCGGAATTGTCAGTGTTCTCGAGCTGATCCATATCAATTTGTTCCCCTGCTACTTGCTGCGGAGCTTCATCATACAAAGGGAGATATCTCTTTGGTTCTTCAGGGTCTTTTAAAAAGCCCTTAGTATGTGTAATACCGTCGGGAAGAACATACGTACACCTAAACAAATTGTCCTTCCCCGGTTTCCTGGGAGATTGACATAGTAGTTATGAATAAGGAAGATCCCAGCATGTTTGACACTCAAAGATCATCTTACTTTAATGTGGATTTTCTGCTCGCTTAATCTAAGTTTTAAGTTTAGAAAACGGTTCAAACATCACGGCATTGAAGGATCCTAATTCTACATTTGTTCCAGAGGGGCCAAAACATGTAATTGACTAGAGATCCCTTTGAACTACTTAATGGTAGTCCAGTACACTACACGACCCATCCTGCGTTCATGCCCCCATCCTTTTAAACTAGTTATTACACTAAAATAAGAGCAAACAGACCCCATAAGGTGCAGCACTTAATTCGGAAAGGCATGAACTTTGATATCCACAGGAGGATAACAATGACACAACAAGTATCGAAATTAATGAGCATTACCTAGCAATGTGCAAGTCCCTGGGAAGATCCAAAGAGACAAAGCAAAGTTCCTCCTTAACATGATCCATAAGGAAACTTTCATCCATCAAATTAACACTTCTATAACTGACCAACTCCTTTAAGTAATTACTCAAAGCTTTACCCCCAAGATCAAGCCTTTTAACAGCATAATTCAATGTAAAATTCTGAACTACCGGGGAAGCATGAGTAAAGGAAAATCCACAGTCGACAACTAAGCTACACTGGGTTTTAGAAACAAGGCCATAAGGGCGACGAGATGCTTCATAAAGATGAACTAAAGAGGGGGAATCTGATACATAAAGAGccttaaaattaaaatcttcgAATACAATTTCGTCGATTGAACGTTGTATGGAAGGGAGATTGAAAAGGGGTTCAGTAAGAAGTAGAGAAGAGTGTGAAGGAGTAATTTTGAGAAGATTCGAGAAGATGTGAGACCAAATGGAAGATTGGAGATCAGGGTTGATAAGATAACCGCGGTCGAAAGGGCGGCGGGCGGTGGCTGAAGTGAGGTCGACGTCTGGGGAAAGAAGCTGGTCAGCCATAAGCCATTTCTTGGAAGAAAGTGGACGGCCCATGCTGTTGGGGACAATAGCTGTTGGATCTCTTTCGCCGCCGATACCAGCCTTGATTAGGCCGGCGCCGTTGTCCAAAACTACAACATTCGACATTTCCGATTGCCACACTAATTGAACACCCAGCTTCCTAATTTATGGCGCAATGAATTAAATCCATCGGCATGATAATTGATTTTTTGGTACGAATTGAAGTGAGAATTTATGTTGAAAGAAAGAAGCGGCTAATGGGGATGGCAAACATTTGTTACGAGTGTCATGATTTATTATAGGAGAAAGGGTTTGATATACTCAAAAATTTATGTGGAATTATATATATCTTTCTTATTCTAGGACTAGTGTGGAATTATATATATCTTTCTTATTCTAGGATTAGTGTTATCACTATGTTCTTATGAGATTATTATAGAGTCTTGTATTGTTTTTGTGTTGTCTTTGGCGATCTCAAGTCCTTCCTTTTTTACGAGAAGATTAAGATTTGTAACTCTTATTTATAATAGCCCTTATCTCATAACTTTCACTCCATTAAAGAATATATAATTCTTCCTCTTTTTCATACAGAGTTATTTTTAGTAGAGTTATAACTTACTTCATGAGTGAAGCAAGTTATTAATCAACCTATTAATAGATGTATCTATTTCCAACATCTCACACT
The window above is part of the Solanum pennellii chromosome 5, SPENNV200 genome. Proteins encoded here:
- the LOC107018739 gene encoding actin-related protein 6; its protein translation is MSNVVVLDNGAGLIKAGIGGERDPTAIVPNSMGRPLSSKKWLMADQLLSPDVDLTSATARRPFDRGYLINPDLQSSIWSHIFSNLLKITPSHSSLLLTEPLFNLPSIQRSIDEIVFEDFNFKALYVSDSPSLVHLYEASRRPYGLVSKTQCSLVVDCGFSFTHASPVVQNFTLNYAVKRLDLGGKALSNYLKELVSYRSVNLMDESFLMDHVKEELCFVSLDLPRDLHIARKPGKDNLFRCTYVLPDGITHTKGFLKDPEEPKRYLPLYDEAPQQVAGEQIDMDQLENTDNSEDRNRNNGSKIDLTKNEFGLTNERFLVPEMMFRPADLGLNQAGLAECIHRAISSCHSHLHPVLYESIILTGGSTLFPHFAKRLEMDLRPLVPDKYRLKITTQEDPILGVWRGGSLLASSPDFDAMCITKAEYEELGSARCRKRLFH